In Candidatus Schekmanbacteria bacterium, the DNA window CTGAGAATGACACAGTGGGAGAGGATAGATTGAAGGAGCAAAAGTGTGATTCTCTTATCGAAGACTCTATATTAAAATATATTTGGAAAGAGCGACATATGTTATAGATTGTCATTCACAAATAAAAATAAAGAAAGGTTTTAAAAATGGAAAGAAATGAAAAGAAAAGTGCCTTTGAAATCGTAGAGTCCTATATTAAAGAAAATACCACTCTAATCTTAGCAACTAGCAGAAATGATACACCAAGAGCTACACCGCTTGTTTACAAATACCGCAACGGGAATTTTCTTATTGTAAGCGAGGAAGGTAAAAAATTTGAAAACCTGAATGCAAACAAAAGAGTATCCTTTGCCATTGCTGATAAATATACAAGCTTCGGCACATCAAAGGGGCTGCAAGGAGAAGGAAAAGCAAATGTCATAACAGCAAAAGATGAAATTTTTCTCAACCTCGCAGAAGAATATGGGCTCAAAAAATCGGTCATAGAAGAGAATGGCTTGCAGAATTTCCTTAAAATCATTGAAATCATTCCTTCGGATTTTACCTATATGGATTCAACCTTGGGCAAAGGTTTTAGGATTATCTTATCAAGAAAAGATTCTGGAGAAGGTTTTGATGCAATCTATCACCATCTTGAGGAAATAGATGAAATCACTGTTGAAAGATATTATCCTGAGGAAATTACAAAAGAAAATCCTATACTATTCATTCATGGCGCCTTTCATGGCTCTTGGTGTTATCACCATTTTCAAAAATTTTTCGCTCGCCTTGGATACAATACTTATGCTGTCAATTGGAAGGGACATTATCTTTCAAAACCTGACAAAATGTTAGGGAAAAGAAGCATCATTGATGCAGTTGAAGATTGTGAAAAGACAGCAAAAAAGCTATTTACAAAACTTCCTATATTGGTAGGACATAGTATGGGCGCTCTCATCTCATTGATTTTTGCTGAAAGAAATGAAACGAAATTGGCAGTGCTTCTCGACGGTGCACCTTATAGGAAAATATTTTTAGATGCTGGCCTTGACAAGATAATGACAAGAGAAGGAATAGAAAGCAATTTTGAAATATCAGATGATTATAGATTTACATTGAGTAAGGAAAAAGCCGCTCAAAACTTCTTTGATGAAAATCTCACAGGCAAAGACGAGATGGAAAGATATCTCTCTCTCGTGCAGGAAGAATCAGGCACTATTCTCGTAGATGTTTTCACCGGAAAAATTGAAGTGAATAAGGAAAGAATTAAATGTCCTCTTTATATTCTCGGAAAAACATTCTCTCCCACCAAACATCGCCTTAATGAGATGAAGGCAAAAGACCTTGGCGCCAAAGACTGCAAAGTGTTTGAAAATATGACTCACGATATGATGCTGGAGAGAGATTGGCAAAGGTATGCATCGATTATTCTAAATTGGATTGAGAATGAGACTCAATGTTAAAATAATACAATAAAAAACATAATTATTTATTATCTTGCATTATTGTTATAAATAGTATATTTGAAATTTCGTATTCCATATTCAAAGGAAAAAGTCATTACCTATTAAATACGTTAACTGGGAATATGAAAAATAATGCATGACATTCAAGATAGAGCAGAAAAAGCCACTAAAATTACTTGGATAGGATTTGCCGTAAACTCTGTCCTGATGCTTTTCAAATTATTTGCAGGAATCATTGGGAAAAGCGAAGCAATGATTGCTGATGGGATCCATTCACTTTCAGATTTGGGGACAGATGTAATTGTCCTCTTCGGTTTTAGATTTGTCGGCAAACCGCCGGACGAATCACATGATTATGGTCATGGAAAATTTGAAACATTGACAGCAACGATTGTAGGAATAATCCTAATCGGCGTTGGCGCAGGTATAATGTGGAATGGCGGCAAGAGTATCTATGATTTTTTTAACGGTACACCAATTGAAAGACCGGGTTGGATTGCCTTTTATGCCGCAATAATTTCCATAATCTCAAAAGAGATTCTTTATCGCTATACCATTTCTGTGGGGAAAAAAATAAACAGTCAGGCAATAATTGCCAATGCTTGGCATCAGCGCTCTGACAGCTTATCCTCTGTGGGCGCAATGCTTGGAATAGGCGGCGCGATAATGCTTGGAGATAGATGGCATATCCTTGACCCTGCAGCTGCTATTGTAGTAAGCATACTAATTCTAAAAGTAGGCATCGAAATCGTCATCAAGGGGTTGAAAGAGCTTCTTGAAACTTCACTTGACAAAGAAGCAGAAAACAAGATTGTTCAAATTACTGAAAATGTTTTA includes these proteins:
- a CDS encoding cation transporter, coding for MHDIQDRAEKATKITWIGFAVNSVLMLFKLFAGIIGKSEAMIADGIHSLSDLGTDVIVLFGFRFVGKPPDESHDYGHGKFETLTATIVGIILIGVGAGIMWNGGKSIYDFFNGTPIERPGWIAFYAAIISIISKEILYRYTISVGKKINSQAIIANAWHQRSDSLSSVGAMLGIGGAIMLGDRWHILDPAAAIVVSILILKVGIEIVIKGLKELLETSLDKEAENKIVQITENVLGVESSHKLKTRRVGNNIAIDIHIEVREDLNIKDAHNIATAVENKLRGAFGEGTHISVHIEPEKS
- a CDS encoding alpha/beta fold hydrolase yields the protein MERNEKKSAFEIVESYIKENTTLILATSRNDTPRATPLVYKYRNGNFLIVSEEGKKFENLNANKRVSFAIADKYTSFGTSKGLQGEGKANVITAKDEIFLNLAEEYGLKKSVIEENGLQNFLKIIEIIPSDFTYMDSTLGKGFRIILSRKDSGEGFDAIYHHLEEIDEITVERYYPEEITKENPILFIHGAFHGSWCYHHFQKFFARLGYNTYAVNWKGHYLSKPDKMLGKRSIIDAVEDCEKTAKKLFTKLPILVGHSMGALISLIFAERNETKLAVLLDGAPYRKIFLDAGLDKIMTREGIESNFEISDDYRFTLSKEKAAQNFFDENLTGKDEMERYLSLVQEESGTILVDVFTGKIEVNKERIKCPLYILGKTFSPTKHRLNEMKAKDLGAKDCKVFENMTHDMMLERDWQRYASIILNWIENETQC